The following proteins are encoded in a genomic region of Thiomonas sp. X19:
- a CDS encoding FHA domain-containing protein: MFGRHSANHTVASRIALHAQITGGDTMFRALGESRAQALLQRTAQRLGHGLAASGGLVIGARPSDLVALFEHADQAVQAACGLRRALQEWLQPVQQDMALDLDVGLSAGLVLCHPPVYEGQTLQHAAALANAASEGQILLDQTVRAQLCAALQNRLHPLRFDDGGQIWGLVCPQAMPPPTAVPTLTLVDRQSGLPHAHASGQAILLGRAPDSTIVVDHQTASRRHAVIAWKGYGYILTDMSRHGTWIAYGDGHTAMCVRQNIALLQGEGTLYLGRSSRPPGRGDVTFRIEPPCVCLASEAPDAAALQP; this comes from the coding sequence ATGTTCGGACGCCACTCGGCGAATCACACAGTCGCATCCCGCATTGCCCTGCACGCGCAAATCACGGGTGGCGACACCATGTTCAGGGCGCTGGGTGAATCGCGCGCCCAGGCTCTCCTGCAGCGCACCGCGCAACGTCTGGGGCACGGCCTTGCAGCCTCCGGAGGTCTGGTCATCGGCGCGCGCCCAAGCGACCTTGTCGCCTTGTTCGAACACGCGGATCAAGCCGTCCAGGCTGCGTGCGGTCTGCGGCGCGCCCTGCAGGAATGGCTGCAGCCTGTCCAGCAGGACATGGCCCTGGATCTCGACGTCGGCCTGAGCGCCGGGCTCGTGCTGTGCCATCCTCCGGTCTACGAGGGCCAGACGCTGCAGCATGCCGCCGCCCTGGCCAACGCAGCAAGCGAAGGCCAGATTCTGCTCGACCAAACCGTGCGCGCTCAGCTCTGTGCTGCCCTGCAAAACCGCCTGCACCCTTTACGGTTCGATGACGGCGGCCAAATCTGGGGCCTGGTGTGCCCGCAAGCCATGCCCCCACCCACGGCCGTGCCGACCCTCACCCTCGTCGATCGCCAATCCGGCCTGCCGCACGCCCATGCCAGTGGTCAAGCCATCCTGCTCGGTCGCGCCCCCGACAGCACCATCGTCGTCGACCACCAGACTGCTTCGCGCCGCCATGCCGTGATTGCCTGGAAAGGCTATGGCTACATCCTCACCGACATGAGCCGCCATGGCACCTGGATCGCTTACGGCGATGGCCACACCGCCATGTGCGTACGCCAGAACATCGCGTTACTGCAGGGAGAGGGCACACTGTATCTCGGTCGCTCCTCCCGGCCACCAGGCCGCGGAGACGTCACGTTCCGGATCGAGCCACCCTGCGTCTGCCTGGCATCCGAGGCGCCTGACGCGGCGGCACTCCAGCCATGA
- a CDS encoding EAL domain-containing protein → MNPVLRKHLLRGLLWLPVLLVLVWFVNQERMDDQNVRTQVANQARHIAMAEGQLIQLRLMQQFLQLGFVAKAIVGGQDPETLDTRTQALLDRFAAQHPELFALNIQSADGRRILWSSHPQPATPMFGTRDFTSLPGRPDDLLGKSRYAPRYGGLIQSMRYRMRDAQGRTLYFVGSPYRVDALLASTVADDWPLTVRDLRDDSVLGALSHGQVVHPTSMTEGGVEEPISGLPLAVAVSWPSAQVWQLYRHGLAWRLAARVVVLAFFILAALVVDRLLRSRQKLLQRNARLARFNAMLAHVNQAIVQTRDVQTLLETVCRLAVHDLAIALACIGRPGDDGRFVYLAKAGPAASYVDGLVISADGSIPEGGGSAAMVWREDRAIFTMDTQGSAVLRPWRERLQRFGLNASAGLPLHRSGKVWAVLNIYCGDSTRFTPDLQRTLLDLADDLSHELDRLDLLCSQALLQRQHASLLSNTVAGVVMVRYPGATIVEANAAIARVFGIRDVSDVLGRSVGDAAPSLIQDGMVKATRVALKDGQVEVDALDIVRADGQPACIAISGRRIDTDPDGFTFVVWTAVDVTERQRLMQQMEHLSKADPLTGLPNRRALEQSLERAIVRAGRLGAAVAVGLIDLDDFKPVNDRYGHSVGDRLLKQLGERLHQLMRGSDMMARLGGDEFVVVIEDLDVEHAQTQLAAILGRLHQAVQTPFDLGDGRTASVGMSMGVALTSADGSSADTLLRLADGAMYRIKARKATRTQWWTLVGVDPGDDIPEPPFDPFGSDAQTLLSRIGRLLDVVEREFVEPFYSELAQRSDTAAILAALSVARMARLKASQAAHLRFLLNPATTAAQIQARAQHLGRLHALVGVAPSWLSASMQLYRDLLHWHLDAGEQAARERYRLQRVFDTRIQIDLQCQLDAMLLVQNAYNAYLARVLPRLSQARVEVIDAKLQALGALPGIRCCALLRPDAQGLFIVQASSGELAADVAQTLSTPGLQPSLDSNSATGKGMTAQAWRTESIMTAKSYEGCVGLAPWEGIAAHFGIRSMAAIPLMRTGQADSVLALYGAYPNQFDTQQGQTFLTAAQNRWNLVDDLLRQRHPVVDQQDAALYRQWLYADGLHMFVQPVVDLRDGRLSKVEALARLVSPEGSVVAPGLFLPALREADLDALFRMGLSQSLHWLAQWRDHGMKLDVSLNLPPSTLLHPDCAQWIREALREHGIAPHHLVLELLESQEVDEALRDRAIATLGRLGVRLAIDDLGSGFSSLKRLASLPFDVIKIDQGIIEDIDRDPIKALSLVRTVVQIGRDFEKEVVVEGVENAAIIEAVTILGATFGQGYGIARPMPAKQLQDWAAQYALNRQAPGDGLSPTRITTALGALAYHWLDTHDGQPHQVRAIEACPLTAFLQACGAGAEDARTWHATVHTASDADVRKATSKKLTAWLAELVRAQGSAFHAFQGPSNQPSIKGSTEAADMPG, encoded by the coding sequence ATGAATCCCGTGCTGCGCAAACACCTGCTGCGTGGCCTACTCTGGCTTCCAGTCCTGCTCGTGCTGGTTTGGTTTGTGAACCAGGAGCGCATGGACGATCAGAACGTCCGCACACAGGTCGCCAATCAAGCCCGGCACATAGCCATGGCCGAAGGCCAACTGATCCAACTGCGCTTGATGCAGCAGTTTCTGCAACTGGGCTTCGTCGCCAAGGCCATCGTGGGCGGACAAGACCCCGAGACTCTCGACACGCGGACCCAAGCCCTGCTCGATCGATTCGCCGCGCAGCACCCGGAACTGTTCGCGCTCAACATCCAGTCCGCTGATGGCCGGCGCATCCTGTGGTCCAGCCACCCCCAGCCGGCCACACCGATGTTCGGAACTCGGGATTTCACGTCGCTTCCCGGCCGGCCTGATGACCTCCTTGGGAAGAGCCGTTATGCACCCCGTTACGGCGGTTTGATCCAGTCGATGCGCTACCGTATGCGCGACGCCCAGGGGCGTACCTTGTACTTTGTCGGCTCGCCGTACCGTGTCGACGCGCTCCTGGCCTCGACGGTTGCTGACGACTGGCCGCTGACGGTGCGCGATCTGCGCGACGACAGCGTGCTGGGCGCCTTGTCGCACGGCCAGGTCGTGCACCCGACTTCGATGACCGAAGGCGGTGTTGAAGAACCCATCAGCGGCTTGCCGCTGGCCGTTGCGGTGAGTTGGCCGAGCGCCCAAGTCTGGCAACTCTACCGCCACGGTCTGGCATGGCGGCTTGCCGCTCGGGTTGTCGTCCTTGCCTTTTTCATCCTGGCTGCCTTGGTCGTCGATCGCTTACTGCGCAGCCGACAAAAGCTTCTGCAACGAAACGCCAGGCTGGCACGCTTCAACGCCATGCTGGCGCATGTGAATCAGGCGATCGTGCAGACGCGCGACGTGCAAACCCTGCTGGAGACGGTTTGCCGCCTGGCCGTGCACGACCTGGCCATTGCGCTGGCCTGCATCGGTCGCCCCGGCGACGACGGGCGCTTCGTCTATTTGGCCAAAGCCGGCCCGGCGGCGAGTTATGTCGATGGCCTCGTGATCAGCGCCGATGGATCCATCCCCGAAGGCGGGGGAAGCGCCGCAATGGTCTGGCGTGAGGACCGCGCGATATTCACCATGGACACCCAGGGCTCTGCGGTCTTGCGCCCATGGCGCGAAAGACTGCAGCGCTTCGGGCTCAACGCCTCGGCCGGCCTGCCCCTGCACCGAAGTGGCAAGGTTTGGGCCGTGTTGAACATTTACTGCGGAGATTCGACGAGATTCACCCCGGATCTGCAACGTACCCTGCTAGATCTGGCCGACGATCTGTCCCATGAACTGGACCGTCTGGATCTTTTATGCAGTCAGGCCTTGCTGCAACGTCAACACGCCAGCCTGCTGAGCAACACCGTAGCCGGTGTGGTCATGGTGCGCTACCCCGGCGCCACCATCGTCGAGGCGAACGCCGCCATTGCGCGCGTCTTTGGCATTCGCGACGTCAGCGATGTGTTGGGCCGCAGCGTGGGCGATGCTGCTCCCTCCTTGATCCAGGACGGCATGGTCAAGGCCACGCGTGTGGCCCTCAAAGACGGCCAAGTCGAAGTGGACGCACTGGATATCGTCCGTGCCGATGGCCAGCCAGCCTGCATCGCCATCTCAGGAAGACGAATCGACACGGATCCAGATGGGTTTACTTTTGTCGTGTGGACCGCAGTCGATGTCACCGAGCGCCAGCGCCTGATGCAACAAATGGAGCATCTCAGCAAGGCTGATCCGCTGACTGGCCTGCCGAACCGGCGCGCACTGGAACAATCCCTCGAACGTGCGATCGTGCGTGCCGGGCGTCTGGGCGCAGCAGTGGCCGTCGGCCTGATCGATCTGGATGACTTCAAGCCAGTCAACGACCGCTATGGGCACAGTGTCGGCGATAGGCTGCTCAAGCAGCTCGGCGAACGTCTGCATCAACTCATGCGCGGTTCGGACATGATGGCCCGGCTCGGTGGTGACGAGTTTGTGGTCGTCATCGAAGATCTCGATGTCGAGCATGCCCAGACCCAGCTCGCCGCGATTCTGGGGCGCCTGCATCAGGCCGTGCAAACACCCTTCGACCTTGGGGACGGACGTACCGCTAGCGTGGGCATGAGCATGGGTGTCGCGCTGACGTCTGCCGACGGCAGCAGCGCCGATACCCTGCTGCGCTTGGCCGATGGAGCGATGTACCGGATCAAAGCTCGCAAAGCCACACGCACCCAGTGGTGGACCCTGGTGGGAGTCGATCCTGGGGACGACATTCCCGAGCCCCCCTTCGACCCCTTTGGCTCGGACGCGCAGACTCTTCTGAGTCGCATCGGACGGCTGTTGGACGTCGTCGAGCGCGAGTTCGTGGAACCCTTTTACAGCGAGCTCGCGCAGCGCAGCGACACGGCGGCCATCCTCGCCGCGCTGAGCGTCGCGAGGATGGCTCGCTTAAAGGCGAGCCAGGCGGCGCACTTGCGCTTCTTGCTCAACCCGGCGACGACCGCGGCACAGATCCAGGCCCGCGCCCAACATCTGGGCCGCCTGCACGCCCTGGTGGGGGTGGCGCCGTCGTGGCTGAGCGCGTCGATGCAACTCTATCGAGATCTGCTGCACTGGCATCTGGATGCGGGCGAACAGGCCGCACGTGAGCGCTATCGCCTGCAACGCGTGTTCGACACCCGCATCCAGATCGATCTGCAATGCCAGCTCGATGCCATGCTGCTTGTGCAAAACGCCTACAACGCTTATCTGGCTCGGGTTTTGCCACGGCTTAGCCAAGCGCGGGTCGAGGTGATCGATGCCAAGTTGCAGGCCCTCGGGGCTTTGCCCGGCATTCGGTGCTGTGCGCTGCTGCGGCCCGACGCGCAGGGGCTGTTCATCGTGCAGGCCAGCAGCGGTGAACTGGCGGCGGACGTGGCACAAACCCTGTCGACCCCAGGATTGCAGCCCTCGCTGGATTCCAACAGTGCCACCGGCAAGGGCATGACCGCGCAGGCCTGGCGTACAGAGTCGATCATGACAGCTAAAAGCTATGAGGGTTGTGTGGGGCTGGCTCCCTGGGAGGGGATCGCCGCACACTTTGGTATCCGCAGCATGGCAGCGATCCCACTGATGCGCACCGGGCAGGCCGATTCGGTTCTGGCACTCTACGGCGCTTACCCCAATCAGTTCGACACGCAGCAAGGACAAACCTTTCTGACTGCGGCGCAAAACCGCTGGAATCTGGTCGACGATTTACTGCGTCAACGCCACCCCGTGGTTGATCAGCAGGATGCCGCGTTGTACCGCCAGTGGCTGTACGCCGACGGTCTGCACATGTTCGTGCAACCAGTAGTGGATCTGCGCGATGGACGGCTGAGCAAGGTCGAGGCGCTGGCGCGACTGGTCTCCCCTGAAGGCAGCGTCGTCGCGCCGGGGCTGTTCCTGCCAGCGCTGCGAGAAGCCGATCTGGACGCATTGTTCCGCATGGGCCTGTCTCAAAGCCTGCACTGGCTGGCGCAATGGCGCGACCACGGCATGAAACTCGACGTCTCGCTGAATCTGCCGCCATCGACGCTCCTGCACCCGGATTGTGCCCAATGGATTCGGGAGGCGCTGCGCGAGCACGGCATCGCGCCGCATCATCTCGTGCTGGAGTTGCTGGAGTCGCAGGAGGTCGATGAGGCGCTGCGCGACAGGGCCATCGCCACGCTGGGACGACTGGGTGTGCGCCTGGCGATCGATGACCTGGGATCGGGATTCAGCAGTCTCAAGCGCCTGGCCAGCCTGCCCTTCGATGTGATCAAGATCGATCAGGGAATCATCGAGGACATCGACCGCGACCCGATCAAAGCGCTGAGTCTGGTGCGCACCGTGGTGCAGATCGGGCGGGATTTCGAGAAAGAGGTTGTTGTCGAGGGGGTGGAGAATGCAGCGATCATCGAAGCGGTCACGATTCTGGGCGCAACGTTCGGGCAGGGCTATGGCATCGCGCGGCCGATGCCTGCCAAGCAGTTGCAGGACTGGGCAGCGCAGTACGCCTTGAACCGGCAAGCTCCCGGCGACGGGTTATCACCTACGCGCATCACGACCGCTCTTGGCGCTTTGGCGTATCACTGGCTCGACACACATGACGGCCAGCCGCATCAGGTGCGGGCAATCGAGGCTTGTCCGCTCACAGCGTTTCTGCAGGCGTGCGGCGCAGGAGCGGAAGATGCGAGGACTTGGCACGCCACCGTGCACACGGCCTCGGACGCGGACGTGCGCAAGGCTACGAGCAAGAAACTCACGGCGTGGCTCGCCGAGTTGGTACGTGCTCAAGGCAGCGCTTTCCACGCTTTCCAAGGACCATCCAATCAGCCCAGTATCAAGGGTTCCACCGAAGCAGCGGATATGCCCGGATAA
- a CDS encoding methyl-accepting chemotaxis protein encodes MELSTKSAAKAFTFSCKLVCDESQQRFKNAAMGIACCCRHIRRLIGNCDPRKALFPTQLSRSLMFRNMRIGLRLGLGFGLIVMLLVALAAVAIINMNAMKRATDEATKVAWPEAHRVSEIKADVNQMGSDCRDLLLSKDPAEQSKIQQKIQASEQASRQDLTQLAQEVRNAQSKALLHETKGNLAQYGNAMTVCFNAEQTGSNNALGVFTQQVKPAEAAVKADLDHLDKGFVSHFTQATEQADAAYSSAFVTASVTTVFALVLALILGTWVTRSITGPLGQAVGVAQRVAEGDLTVQVQANSRDETGQLLGALGEMVHRLTAALGSVRSGADNLSSASTQISATSQSLSQATTEQAASIEETSATLEQATASIKQNADNARLTDTMAQQASTQAQEGGKAVEQTVTAMQSIAERISIIDDIAYQTNMLALNAAIEAARAGEHGKGFAVVAAEVRKLAERSQVAAKEIGDLASSSVKQAERAGSLLGQMVPAITKTSDLVQEINAASEEQATGMQQINQAVGQLNAVTQQNASASEELAATAEEMNVQAQQLQETVGLFKLAGDQEPPHKAPVRATSVRPKASTPRPQARLATEAGGDFVKF; translated from the coding sequence ATGGAATTGTCAACAAAATCCGCTGCAAAAGCATTCACATTCAGTTGCAAGCTTGTCTGCGACGAATCTCAACAACGATTTAAAAATGCCGCTATGGGTATTGCATGTTGTTGTCGTCACATTCGTCGCCTGATCGGTAACTGTGATCCCCGAAAGGCGCTCTTTCCAACTCAGTTATCGAGGTCTCTTATGTTTCGGAATATGCGAATTGGCCTACGCCTGGGCCTGGGTTTTGGCTTGATCGTCATGTTGCTGGTCGCTTTGGCTGCGGTCGCGATCATCAACATGAATGCCATGAAGCGGGCGACCGATGAAGCCACCAAGGTGGCGTGGCCCGAAGCACATCGCGTGAGCGAAATCAAGGCCGACGTGAATCAAATGGGGTCGGACTGTCGAGACCTCCTTCTCAGCAAAGACCCGGCCGAACAGTCCAAAATTCAACAAAAGATCCAAGCCAGCGAACAGGCCAGCCGCCAGGATCTGACGCAACTCGCCCAGGAAGTGCGCAACGCGCAAAGCAAGGCGCTCCTGCATGAAACCAAAGGCAATCTCGCCCAGTACGGCAACGCCATGACGGTTTGCTTCAATGCAGAGCAAACGGGGAGCAACAATGCGCTGGGCGTGTTTACCCAGCAGGTCAAGCCTGCCGAGGCCGCAGTCAAAGCTGATCTCGACCATCTCGACAAGGGCTTTGTCAGCCACTTCACGCAGGCCACGGAACAGGCCGATGCCGCGTATTCCAGCGCCTTTGTTACTGCGTCGGTCACAACGGTTTTTGCGCTCGTTCTGGCCTTGATCCTTGGCACCTGGGTCACCCGTTCGATCACCGGCCCGCTGGGCCAGGCGGTCGGCGTGGCGCAACGCGTGGCCGAAGGCGACCTCACGGTCCAGGTCCAAGCGAACTCGCGTGACGAGACCGGGCAACTGCTCGGTGCGCTGGGCGAGATGGTGCACCGGCTGACGGCTGCCCTCGGTTCCGTGCGATCCGGAGCGGATAACCTGTCGTCGGCCTCCACCCAGATTTCTGCGACGTCACAGAGCCTGTCGCAGGCGACAACCGAACAGGCCGCCTCCATCGAGGAAACCTCCGCCACCCTGGAACAGGCGACGGCTTCCATCAAGCAAAACGCCGACAACGCCCGCCTCACCGACACCATGGCGCAGCAGGCCTCGACCCAGGCGCAGGAGGGTGGAAAAGCGGTTGAGCAAACCGTCACGGCCATGCAGTCAATTGCCGAGCGTATCTCCATCATCGACGACATCGCCTACCAGACCAATATGCTGGCACTGAACGCGGCCATCGAGGCGGCCCGCGCCGGCGAGCATGGCAAGGGTTTTGCCGTGGTGGCCGCCGAAGTCAGGAAGCTGGCTGAGCGTTCTCAGGTCGCCGCCAAGGAGATTGGGGACCTGGCCTCGAGTTCCGTCAAACAAGCCGAGCGGGCTGGCAGTCTGCTGGGTCAGATGGTTCCCGCCATCACGAAAACATCCGATTTGGTCCAGGAGATCAACGCCGCGTCCGAGGAGCAGGCCACGGGGATGCAACAGATCAACCAGGCGGTGGGACAGCTCAACGCGGTGACGCAACAAAACGCGTCGGCCTCGGAAGAACTCGCCGCCACCGCCGAGGAGATGAATGTCCAGGCCCAGCAACTGCAGGAAACCGTGGGCCTGTTCAAGCTTGCCGGTGATCAAGAGCCGCCGCACAAGGCTCCGGTTCGTGCAACGTCTGTACGGCCCAAGGCCAGCACACCACGTCCTCAGGCTCGGCTCGCGACCGAGGCCGGCGGCGACTTCGTCAAGTTCTAA
- a CDS encoding chemotaxis protein CheW produces the protein MEHALVEVPSLAGPQADLPATVADDAILANSGGQVLTFSLQGELYGLDILRVREIMKYTRPTTIPMMPAAVHGVINLCGSVLPVIDLAQRFGRPATELHARTCIVIVEVDGEDGSQAVGVLVDAVNSVLDLESTQIEPPPSFGMGLRKEFIRGMARTESGFTILLDVGHVLSGDDMAALAQVGGGEAATDQTE, from the coding sequence ATGGAACATGCCCTTGTCGAAGTACCCAGTCTGGCTGGCCCTCAGGCCGACCTGCCGGCGACTGTCGCCGATGATGCGATCCTTGCAAATAGCGGAGGGCAGGTCCTGACCTTCAGCCTGCAAGGCGAGCTGTACGGACTGGACATCCTGCGGGTGCGTGAAATCATGAAATACACCCGCCCCACCACCATCCCCATGATGCCGGCAGCCGTGCATGGGGTCATCAATCTGTGCGGTAGCGTGTTGCCCGTCATCGACCTGGCACAACGCTTCGGCCGCCCGGCCACCGAGTTGCATGCGCGCACTTGCATCGTGATCGTCGAGGTCGACGGTGAGGACGGCTCGCAGGCCGTTGGTGTCTTGGTCGATGCGGTCAACTCGGTGCTGGATCTGGAGAGCACGCAGATCGAGCCGCCCCCGAGCTTTGGCATGGGTCTGCGCAAGGAGTTCATCCGGGGTATGGCGCGCACGGAGTCCGGCTTCACCATTCTTCTTGACGTTGGCCATGTCCTGTCTGGCGACGACATGGCTGCGCTGGCCCAGGTTGGAGGTGGTGAAGCCGCAACCGACCAGACTGAGTAA
- a CDS encoding ATP-binding protein → MLDRMREDAAATGFQCVRIEAPEQRSLPAILAPQLRIALLRLSRNDQAKDLATRALRGLAGFARALKLKYQDIEVGLDFDPEPGLADNGDLENDLPDLFEAAGSAAREAGTALVLFLDELQYVHEEQLAALITALHRCAQRRLPVTMVGAGLPQLRGQMGLAKSYAERLFDFPQIGPLPDEAAKTAIVKPLHDQGVGIDDGALTAIVVETHGYPYFIQEWGKQAWDAASSSPITATDVEAASKISIAALDESFFRVRFDRLTPTEKRYMRAMAELGPGPHRSGDIADALGRNVTSLGPTRSQLIAKGMIWSPNHGDTAFTVPLFDAFMRRIMPGADWRS, encoded by the coding sequence TTGCTGGACCGCATGCGGGAAGATGCCGCAGCAACCGGGTTCCAATGCGTGAGGATCGAAGCTCCGGAGCAGAGATCCTTGCCTGCCATTTTGGCGCCTCAACTGCGCATCGCATTGCTTCGCCTGTCCCGCAACGACCAAGCCAAGGATCTCGCCACGCGCGCCCTCAGGGGGCTGGCCGGATTCGCCAGGGCGCTCAAGCTGAAGTACCAGGATATCGAAGTCGGCCTGGATTTCGATCCGGAGCCAGGCCTGGCTGATAACGGCGACCTGGAAAATGACCTCCCAGACTTGTTTGAAGCGGCAGGTAGCGCCGCACGCGAGGCCGGCACTGCCCTCGTGCTGTTCCTGGATGAACTGCAGTATGTGCATGAGGAACAATTGGCTGCCCTCATCACGGCCTTGCACCGCTGCGCTCAGCGCCGCTTACCCGTCACGATGGTTGGCGCTGGTTTGCCACAGCTCCGCGGCCAGATGGGGCTGGCCAAGTCCTACGCCGAACGGTTGTTCGATTTCCCGCAAATCGGCCCCCTGCCCGATGAAGCGGCCAAGACCGCCATCGTCAAGCCCCTGCATGACCAGGGCGTTGGAATTGACGACGGCGCGCTTACTGCCATCGTCGTGGAAACGCACGGCTACCCTTATTTCATCCAGGAATGGGGCAAGCAAGCCTGGGATGCGGCAAGCTCATCCCCGATTACCGCCACCGACGTCGAGGCAGCCTCGAAGATTTCCATCGCCGCACTGGACGAGAGCTTCTTCCGTGTGCGATTCGACCGCTTGACCCCAACGGAAAAACGCTACATGCGTGCCATGGCGGAACTTGGTCCGGGACCGCACCGCTCGGGCGACATCGCGGATGCGCTTGGCCGCAACGTCACGTCGCTTGGGCCAACGCGCAGTCAACTCATCGCCAAGGGCATGATCTGGAGCCCGAATCACGGGGATACGGCGTTCACGGTGCCTTTGTTCGACGCCTTCATGCGCCGCATCATGCCCGGGGCCGATTGGCGAAGCTGA
- a CDS encoding antitoxin Xre/MbcA/ParS toxin-binding domain-containing protein, whose protein sequence is MYQAHAPKQPSNEPGFILAKATIRAATLLGITGRHLAEVIGSSESTVSRVASGERPLPPESKPGQMAALVVRIYRSLDALVGNDGDQRMRWISSYNDALHAVPKEAMLTPEGLVRVVTYLDGARALA, encoded by the coding sequence ATGTACCAAGCACATGCACCCAAACAGCCGAGCAACGAGCCAGGTTTCATCCTGGCGAAAGCCACGATCCGGGCCGCAACCTTGCTGGGGATCACCGGACGGCACTTGGCTGAAGTCATCGGCAGCAGTGAGTCCACGGTTTCCCGCGTGGCCAGCGGGGAGCGGCCTTTGCCTCCGGAATCGAAGCCGGGCCAGATGGCAGCCTTGGTCGTCCGCATTTACAGATCGCTGGACGCCCTGGTCGGCAACGATGGGGACCAGCGCATGCGCTGGATCAGCAGCTACAACGACGCGCTGCACGCGGTCCCCAAGGAAGCCATGCTGACGCCCGAAGGACTGGTGCGCGTGGTGACCTATCTGGATGGCGCACGCGCACTGGCATGA
- a CDS encoding RES family NAD+ phosphorylase: protein MSAGWEPQWLQTVGSTERELWRGVEAQHQVATMRLVDSAAEQDILERILETSKPPLPAVTLKQHYLIFTPFRYTSPHPSRFRRANAPGLWYGADDPQTVCAELAFWRWRFLQDSEGLRDTNIITEHTLFKATFAGAELDLTRVPWSALRAIWRDPRGYTACHVLADAVRGAAPRIDAIRYESARMENGMCAAVFQPSALSIPEPHAQQTWVCKTSARTVIFTTQTSGASMTFDFSEG from the coding sequence ATGAGTGCAGGGTGGGAGCCACAATGGCTGCAAACCGTAGGCTCCACGGAACGCGAGTTGTGGCGCGGGGTCGAGGCCCAGCATCAAGTGGCAACGATGCGGTTGGTGGACTCCGCGGCCGAGCAGGACATCCTGGAGCGCATTCTCGAGACGAGCAAGCCGCCACTTCCCGCCGTCACCCTGAAGCAGCACTACCTGATCTTCACACCCTTCCGTTACACCTCGCCCCATCCGAGCCGATTTCGGCGCGCGAATGCGCCCGGCCTGTGGTACGGAGCCGACGACCCGCAAACGGTCTGCGCTGAGCTGGCGTTTTGGCGCTGGCGCTTCCTGCAGGACAGCGAAGGCCTGCGGGACACGAACATCATCACCGAGCACACGCTGTTCAAAGCGACGTTTGCAGGGGCGGAACTTGATCTGACACGCGTACCCTGGAGCGCATTGCGCGCGATCTGGCGCGACCCCAGGGGCTACACGGCCTGCCACGTCTTGGCCGATGCCGTGCGCGGCGCGGCACCCAGGATCGATGCGATCCGCTATGAGTCGGCACGCATGGAGAATGGGATGTGCGCTGCGGTTTTTCAGCCCAGCGCCTTGTCAATTCCCGAACCGCATGCGCAGCAAACCTGGGTCTGCAAGACCAGCGCCCGGACCGTCATCTTCACCACCCAAACGAGCGGGGCATCCATGACGTTCGATTTCAGTGAGGGGTGA
- a CDS encoding DNA methyltransferase produces the protein MAGIVPDLPVAPPRADLRTGDCRDILKTLPDASVDAVVTDPPYDLTANKKGGTGHTTLNLNHPGGRSRIGSGGGNVLAALRLSTGQWRAGCSCGAEPVADIVLDLFGGSGTTAQVALAHGRHAVLIDANPTYGDLQSARIARSVAPRPSRRQSSHVAAPSGQMCMPFEIEVVE, from the coding sequence ATGGCTGGCATCGTGCCCGACTTGCCCGTCGCGCCGCCCCGCGCCGACCTTCGCACCGGCGACTGCCGCGACATTCTCAAGACCCTGCCTGACGCGAGCGTCGACGCTGTGGTGACCGACCCGCCCTACGACTTGACCGCGAACAAGAAAGGCGGCACCGGCCACACCACGCTCAACCTGAACCACCCGGGCGGGCGATCCCGCATCGGCTCCGGCGGCGGCAACGTCCTGGCCGCTCTTCGGCTTAGCACTGGGCAATGGCGAGCAGGGTGTTCCTGCGGCGCCGAGCCGGTGGCCGATATCGTTCTTGACCTGTTTGGCGGAAGCGGCACGACCGCGCAGGTTGCCCTGGCTCATGGCAGACATGCGGTGTTGATCGATGCCAACCCGACGTATGGGGATTTGCAGTCCGCCAGGATCGCGCGAAGCGTCGCTCCCCGGCCTTCGCGTCGGCAGAGTTCGCACGTGGCTGCGCCGAGCGGGCAGATGTGCATGCCGTTCGAAATCGAGGTCGTTGAATAG